A genomic stretch from Psychrilyobacter piezotolerans includes:
- a CDS encoding MurR/RpiR family transcriptional regulator produces MDCITKLREMQEIFTKTEKKIAQYILENLENIKGMRAKELGELIGISQPSIIRFSKKLGYKGFPEFKIALSEAIIRKKSKKTKIVHDQISVDDTSSEVIKKVAYQNIEAIKNTTSIIDVLDMENTVDAICKARNIYILGAGFSGLVAKNFMYKLLEIDLSASYLDDTHIQLTSMNNTTPNDLVFAISHSGQTYEIIKSVEIAKKNGAKIITLTKVVENPLSKLADIAIKTVAENVNFRLTAISSTITQLTVIDAIFILLSKINYEKNLSLAKKNTKTVKILKVRK; encoded by the coding sequence ATGGATTGTATAACAAAATTAAGGGAAATGCAAGAGATATTTACCAAAACTGAGAAAAAGATAGCTCAATATATTTTGGAAAATTTAGAAAATATAAAGGGGATGAGAGCTAAGGAATTAGGAGAATTAATAGGAATAAGCCAGCCCAGTATAATCAGGTTTTCTAAAAAACTGGGATATAAGGGGTTTCCAGAATTTAAGATAGCTCTAAGTGAGGCAATAATCAGGAAAAAATCAAAGAAAACTAAGATAGTACATGACCAGATTTCAGTGGACGATACAAGTTCAGAAGTTATAAAAAAAGTAGCCTATCAAAATATTGAAGCTATAAAAAATACCACTTCTATTATAGATGTTTTGGATATGGAAAACACCGTAGATGCCATATGTAAAGCCAGGAATATCTATATTTTAGGAGCAGGATTTTCAGGTTTGGTGGCCAAGAATTTCATGTATAAATTATTGGAGATAGATCTAAGTGCCAGTTATCTAGACGATACCCATATACAGCTGACCAGTATGAATAATACCACTCCCAATGATTTGGTTTTTGCCATATCCCACAGCGGACAGACATATGAGATAATCAAATCTGTGGAGATAGCCAAAAAAAATGGGGCAAAGATAATTACCCTGACTAAGGTAGTGGAAAATCCACTGAGTAAGCTGGCGGACATAGCCATTAAAACTGTGGCTGAGAATGTTAATTTTAGACTGACGGCAATTTCGTCTACAATAACCCAGCTGACTGTGATAGATGCAATATTTATCCTCCTCAGTAAGATAAATTATGAAAAAAACCTGAGTTTAGCAAAGAAAAATACAAAGACAGTAAAGATACTGAAGGTAAGGAAATAG
- a CDS encoding cyclic nucleotide-binding domain-containing protein: protein MTEKKLLEILKPEEKLQFLQNKQQKKLRNKEGVDVDSCPGLLLVKEGKLRVYLIANNGREITLFNILPGELFQEV from the coding sequence ATGACTGAAAAAAAATTATTAGAAATATTAAAGCCCGAGGAAAAACTTCAATTTTTACAAAATAAACAACAAAAAAAATTAAGAAATAAGGAGGGAGTTGACGTGGATTCCTGCCCTGGTCTTCTGCTTGTTAAAGAGGGAAAGCTCAGGGTATATCTAATCGCCAACAACGGAAGGGAGATAACTCTCTTTAATATCCTTCCAGGGGAGTTATTTCAAGAAGTTTAA
- a CDS encoding non-canonical purine NTP pyrophosphatase, whose amino-acid sequence MKQILYGTRNDAKVKQMKEALNGMDIEIIGLNDIKKKIPEVIEDGKTPLENAKKKAEAYFQEFKIPVFSCDTGLYFEGIKDIDQPGVYVKRVKGRELSDDEMIEYYSKIAKKNGGEIISCYENAICLKIDENTSFEYQGPEISVNKFIISEKPYDKKIKGFPLDSLSKNIMTNKYYLEEKKPDEQENRMKEGVRNFFKESFKHTI is encoded by the coding sequence ATGAAACAAATACTTTATGGTACAAGAAATGATGCCAAGGTAAAACAGATGAAAGAGGCGTTAAATGGTATGGATATTGAAATCATTGGGTTAAACGATATTAAAAAAAAAATACCTGAAGTAATTGAAGATGGGAAAACTCCATTAGAAAACGCCAAGAAAAAAGCTGAAGCATATTTTCAAGAATTTAAAATTCCAGTTTTTTCTTGTGATACAGGACTCTATTTCGAAGGAATAAAGGATATAGATCAGCCTGGAGTTTATGTAAAAAGGGTTAAAGGAAGAGAACTTTCTGACGATGAAATGATAGAATATTATTCAAAAATTGCGAAAAAGAATGGTGGTGAAATTATTAGTTGTTATGAAAATGCTATCTGTCTAAAAATAGATGAAAATACTAGCTTTGAATATCAAGGACCGGAGATATCTGTTAATAAATTTATAATATCAGAAAAACCTTATGACAAAAAAATAAAAGGTTTTCCGCTAGATTCATTATCTAAAAATATTATGACTAACAAATACTATCTTGAAGAGAAGAAACCAGATGAGCAAGAAAATCGTATGAAAGAAGGAGTTAGAAATTTTTTTAAAGAAAGTTTTAAGCACACTATTTAA
- a CDS encoding acyl-ACP desaturase, with the protein MNTIKNKDLEQKIMNLYLRHQKQSESMEWNFYEYMPWDKGQSFSTLPYDKSQNTLPRELITAIETSMLTELNLPWYTTFLNNMFTGSLEPLQNFVRTWVSEEDQHASALETYLILTRNADPKDLTVVKKEILTTGWDSVLSEPLSSMVYTSLQELGTVVFYRNIAKYAEKYDSGLSDLLLRIAKDESSHYAFYNQVVDAHLELNPDLIVHVWPVIKNFKMPGGSLSDFDDRMKIIQKAGYGPDEYVNQVLEVLIKRWKIAKLEPATPEGKEAQINILKYLEKIKRINARLKK; encoded by the coding sequence ATGAATACAATAAAAAATAAAGATTTAGAACAAAAAATAATGAATTTATATTTAAGACACCAAAAACAAAGTGAGTCCATGGAATGGAATTTCTACGAATATATGCCCTGGGATAAAGGACAGTCTTTTTCTACCCTGCCCTATGATAAGTCGCAAAATACCCTCCCTCGTGAGTTGATCACAGCAATAGAAACTTCTATGCTGACAGAATTAAACCTTCCCTGGTATACTACTTTTTTAAACAATATGTTTACAGGCAGTTTGGAGCCGCTGCAAAACTTTGTACGTACATGGGTAAGTGAGGAAGATCAGCATGCTTCAGCTTTGGAAACTTATTTAATTTTGACTAGAAATGCTGATCCTAAGGATCTTACAGTGGTAAAAAAAGAGATTCTTACCACTGGCTGGGACTCTGTCTTATCAGAACCCCTTTCATCCATGGTCTACACCTCATTACAGGAGCTGGGAACAGTGGTGTTCTATAGAAATATAGCGAAATATGCAGAAAAATACGACTCTGGGCTCAGTGATCTGCTCCTTCGAATCGCCAAAGATGAATCCTCTCACTACGCATTCTATAATCAAGTAGTCGATGCACACCTGGAATTAAATCCTGATTTAATAGTCCACGTCTGGCCTGTAATTAAAAACTTCAAAATGCCTGGAGGATCTTTGAGTGATTTTGATGACAGGATGAAAATCATTCAAAAAGCCGGATATGGCCCGGATGAATATGTCAATCAGGTTTTAGAAGTTCTTATTAAAAGGTGGAAAATTGCTAAATTGGAGCCTGCTACCCCTGAAGGGAAGGAAGCCCAGATAAATATTTTAAAATATTTAGAAAAAATCAAAAGAATCAATGCGAGATTAAAAAAGTAA
- a CDS encoding LytR/AlgR family response regulator transcription factor has protein sequence MKCIIIDDEYPARMELRYFIEKYEELEIVGEFEDSMSALSFFEQNSVDVIFLDINMPNMNGMVLAKLISKFETKPQIIFITAYGEYAVDAFSIKAFDYILKPYSEERIIKTLDSLIEKNIAEKPKEGKNISRLTLWKGEKMYVLSLDQVYIFEACERETKVYARGEIYFSKQKISDLEGELPDIFFRTHRSYIVNINKIKEIIPWFNSTYNLKIEDLEIEVPVSRNKIKEFRTLLNIK, from the coding sequence ATGAAGTGTATAATAATAGATGATGAATATCCGGCAAGGATGGAGCTTCGGTATTTTATAGAAAAATATGAAGAGTTAGAAATTGTAGGGGAGTTTGAGGATTCTATGTCTGCTCTTAGTTTTTTTGAACAAAATAGTGTAGATGTAATATTTTTAGATATAAATATGCCGAACATGAATGGGATGGTCTTAGCCAAGTTGATCTCAAAATTTGAAACTAAACCACAGATTATATTTATTACTGCATACGGTGAATATGCAGTGGATGCTTTCAGTATAAAGGCTTTTGACTATATATTAAAACCATATTCTGAGGAGAGGATAATAAAAACTTTAGACAGTTTAATAGAAAAAAATATAGCAGAAAAACCTAAAGAAGGCAAAAATATAAGCCGATTAACCCTTTGGAAGGGGGAAAAGATGTATGTTTTATCCCTGGATCAAGTTTATATTTTTGAAGCCTGTGAAAGGGAAACCAAGGTATATGCCAGGGGGGAAATATATTTTTCCAAGCAGAAGATATCTGATCTGGAGGGAGAACTTCCAGATATATTTTTTAGGACCCACAGATCGTATATAGTGAATATAAATAAGATAAAAGAAATAATACCCTGGTTCAACAGTACGTATAATCTAAAGATAGAAGACTTGGAGATAGAAGTTCCTGTGAGCCGGAATAAGATAAAAGAATTTAGAACTTTATTGAATATAAAGTAG
- a CDS encoding class I SAM-dependent methyltransferase, giving the protein METIINYYNKYDEEPRLMRTKANTLEFETTKYLLKDYIKESDTILETGAGTGRYSFYYANEGNCVTATDLVPRHIEIMKNKALEKKMNNLTIGLANATNLEEYADESFDVVLCLGPMYHLTAMEDRENCIKENLRVLKPGGILAVAYINKHYILSNLLFEDKKFLNNSFIDKVLTKGYLSENDGFNFWTDSCYFTPREIEEFLVKFSINKLENAATDGLGRLLPEKVNNLTDQEFEIYKNYHFKSCREESLVGYSNHALYIGRKSL; this is encoded by the coding sequence ATGGAAACAATAATTAACTACTATAATAAGTATGATGAAGAACCAAGGCTCATGAGAACAAAAGCTAATACATTGGAATTTGAAACAACTAAATATCTTTTAAAAGATTATATTAAGGAAAGTGATACAATTTTAGAAACAGGTGCTGGTACCGGGAGATATTCTTTTTATTATGCTAATGAGGGAAACTGTGTTACTGCTACAGATCTGGTTCCTAGACATATAGAAATCATGAAAAATAAAGCTTTAGAAAAAAAAATGAATAATCTTACAATAGGATTAGCTAATGCAACTAATTTAGAGGAGTATGCAGATGAATCTTTTGATGTTGTTCTTTGTCTTGGCCCAATGTATCACCTGACAGCCATGGAAGATAGAGAAAATTGTATAAAAGAAAATTTAAGGGTTTTAAAGCCAGGAGGTATTTTAGCGGTAGCTTATATAAATAAACATTATATTCTTTCAAACCTTCTTTTTGAAGATAAAAAGTTTTTAAATAATTCTTTTATAGATAAGGTTCTAACAAAAGGATATTTAAGTGAAAATGATGGATTTAATTTTTGGACAGATTCATGTTATTTCACTCCTAGAGAAATTGAAGAATTCCTGGTGAAATTTAGCATAAATAAATTAGAAAACGCTGCTACAGATGGTTTAGGAAGGCTTCTTCCGGAAAAAGTGAATAATCTTACAGATCAAGAATTTGAGATATATAAAAACTATCATTTTAAAAGTTGTAGAGAAGAATCACTTGTTGGTTATAGTAATCATGCACTTTATATAGGAAGAAAAAGCCTATAA
- a CDS encoding LytS/YhcK type 5TM receptor domain-containing protein has translation MFGLVGNLINSLGYIITIAFFLSRARGFKRLIKKERYKKLDMVLLSLIFSVLAIGGTYMGTDYNGAIANTRNISVVVAAIIGGPMIGLITGLTAGIHRIMIDPHGITAIPCGIATFLGGWGLGYLNKLNVKNKYILGFIGGIIIENISMGLILVMSKPFYLALNIVETIYFPMVLVNALGVSIVLLITENMMLEEDRVAGEEARLVLEIANKTLPYFREVNENSLKNVCRTILESLGAKIVVFTDMENIISYCGQDENYKIMHRKIKGNVTKEVLRTGKFRVVNKEDEEEIRLDCISDDIISFIIVPLKSGTEVTGALKVYFSENSYISERNKNLVLGLSELISTQLEISRIKKLEEMARDAEIRALQTQINPHFLFNALNTITSFVRINPIQARSTIIDLASYLRYNLDNGNKPVDIEMELEQVKAYVNIEKARFHDKINMHYEIDEDVKLIKIPSLTIQPLVENAIQHGLLNGTGGKEIYLKIYRVDNKKIRVVIENNGRSIDQEVIDKIYSDSIESSKIGLYNVHRRIKLIYGKGLKIERLEEGTRITFDIREE, from the coding sequence ATGTTCGGGCTTGTTGGAAATTTAATAAATAGTTTAGGTTATATTATAACCATAGCATTTTTCCTGTCGAGAGCCAGGGGATTTAAGCGGTTAATCAAGAAAGAAAGGTATAAAAAACTGGATATGGTATTATTATCTCTGATATTTTCTGTGCTGGCTATAGGGGGGACCTATATGGGGACAGACTATAATGGTGCCATAGCCAATACTAGAAATATCAGTGTAGTTGTAGCAGCAATTATAGGGGGTCCTATGATCGGACTTATCACGGGATTAACTGCAGGAATCCACAGGATTATGATAGATCCCCATGGGATAACAGCAATTCCCTGTGGTATAGCCACTTTTTTAGGGGGCTGGGGACTGGGATACTTAAATAAACTCAATGTAAAAAATAAATATATATTGGGATTTATAGGTGGGATTATTATTGAAAATATCAGTATGGGGCTGATATTAGTCATGTCAAAACCATTTTATCTGGCTTTAAATATAGTGGAAACTATCTATTTTCCCATGGTTTTAGTAAATGCTCTGGGAGTATCCATAGTACTATTAATAACAGAAAATATGATGCTGGAGGAAGACAGGGTAGCAGGAGAAGAGGCCAGGTTAGTTTTGGAGATAGCCAATAAAACACTCCCGTACTTCAGGGAAGTAAATGAAAATTCATTAAAAAATGTATGCAGGACTATATTGGAATCTTTAGGAGCCAAAATAGTGGTATTTACCGATATGGAGAATATAATTTCATACTGCGGCCAGGATGAAAACTATAAAATAATGCATAGAAAAATCAAAGGAAATGTCACAAAGGAAGTACTCAGAACAGGTAAGTTCAGGGTGGTTAACAAGGAGGATGAGGAAGAGATAAGGTTAGACTGTATCTCTGACGATATTATTTCATTTATAATAGTGCCTCTCAAATCAGGAACCGAAGTAACCGGAGCATTAAAAGTTTATTTTTCGGAAAATTCCTATATATCTGAGAGAAATAAAAACCTGGTACTTGGATTATCTGAACTTATATCTACCCAGCTGGAGATAAGCCGGATAAAAAAATTGGAAGAGATGGCCAGAGATGCAGAGATAAGGGCATTACAGACCCAGATCAATCCTCATTTTTTATTCAATGCACTGAATACAATAACCTCCTTTGTGAGAATAAATCCTATTCAGGCCAGAAGTACAATTATTGATCTGGCAAGTTATCTCAGATATAATTTAGACAATGGAAATAAACCGGTGGATATAGAGATGGAATTGGAGCAGGTCAAAGCCTATGTGAATATAGAAAAAGCGAGATTTCATGATAAAATAAATATGCACTATGAGATAGATGAAGATGTTAAGCTGATAAAGATACCAAGTCTGACAATCCAGCCCCTGGTAGAAAATGCAATACAGCATGGGCTGTTAAATGGAACAGGGGGAAAAGAGATCTATCTCAAAATATACAGGGTAGATAATAAAAAAATACGTGTGGTCATAGAAAATAATGGTAGGAGTATAGATCAGGAAGTTATAGATAAAATATACAGTGACAGCATTGAAAGCAGCAAGATAGGGCTGTATAATGTGCATCGGAGGATAAAACTGATCTATGGAAAAGGGCTGAAAATAGAAAGATTAGAGGAGGGAACGAGGATAACTTTTGATATCAGGGAGGAATAA
- a CDS encoding ATP-binding cassette domain-containing protein codes for MNIIEFKDVAKSHLTQKLYENVNLEINKGDKIAIVGNNGSGKSTLLKLINEDEYPTYGDIVIEEEAQIAYFDQFGETSLDKSVKELLDSPFEHIIKAQVHLEEVSTQFTGEADNDEKVMEEFQKASDLFESLGAYDYIHLQSEFIDVFELDSKLDREFKDLSGGEKQYVRLAIALFKESNLVILDEPLSYFDKKKTAWLANFISKSSKAFLVVSHSIDFIRLFSNKFFDVDNFKVTTYEGDYRTYQKDKKIQLKEEKKENREKEFEIEKTRERIKKKEILVQGVGNNRSHAVILRRMERELERLEKGKNVHSKESEYTYNSSPEEYLTINKDIGDVIASVNNVSKEFPEKTLYKDVNFDILKNSKICIVGENGAGKSTLLKMILGEEVPTTGTIDINPKAKFSYIEQETILEDENMRITEYIQDKTGLNQDFIEGAIDSLFNYEEEFRSKKLYMLSGGEKKRLEIFTNILAETHLLVIDEPSTYMDRYSRSTIANMLNEYHGAVVLVTHDKELLRMINFEMFDIRDRLFREKERG; via the coding sequence ATGAATATTATTGAATTTAAAGATGTAGCAAAATCACATTTAACTCAAAAGTTATATGAAAATGTTAATTTAGAGATCAACAAGGGAGACAAGATTGCTATTGTTGGTAATAATGGAAGTGGAAAATCAACTTTATTAAAATTAATAAATGAAGATGAATATCCAACTTATGGAGATATAGTAATTGAAGAGGAAGCACAAATTGCTTACTTTGATCAATTTGGAGAAACAAGTTTAGATAAATCGGTAAAAGAGTTATTAGATTCACCATTTGAGCATATAATAAAAGCTCAGGTTCACTTGGAAGAAGTTTCGACTCAGTTTACTGGTGAAGCAGACAATGATGAAAAAGTAATGGAAGAATTTCAAAAAGCTTCAGACCTTTTTGAAAGTTTAGGAGCATACGACTATATTCATTTACAATCTGAATTTATAGATGTATTTGAATTAGATAGTAAGTTAGATAGAGAATTTAAAGATTTAAGTGGTGGAGAAAAGCAATATGTAAGACTTGCAATAGCTTTATTCAAAGAATCTAACCTTGTAATATTAGATGAACCATTATCATATTTTGATAAAAAGAAAACTGCTTGGTTAGCTAACTTTATTTCTAAAAGTTCTAAAGCATTTTTAGTAGTTTCTCATAGTATTGATTTTATTAGATTATTTTCTAATAAATTCTTTGATGTAGATAATTTTAAAGTAACTACATATGAAGGGGATTATAGAACCTACCAAAAGGACAAAAAGATACAACTAAAGGAAGAGAAGAAAGAAAATAGAGAAAAAGAATTTGAAATAGAAAAAACCCGTGAAAGAATTAAGAAAAAAGAAATATTAGTACAAGGAGTCGGAAATAATCGTTCTCATGCTGTAATCTTAAGAAGGATGGAAAGAGAATTAGAAAGATTAGAAAAAGGGAAAAATGTACATTCTAAAGAATCTGAATATACTTATAATTCTAGCCCTGAAGAATATCTTACAATTAATAAAGATATTGGGGATGTAATAGCTTCAGTTAATAATGTTTCTAAGGAGTTCCCTGAAAAAACATTATATAAAGATGTTAACTTTGATATATTAAAGAACAGTAAAATATGTATTGTAGGAGAAAATGGCGCTGGAAAATCAACTTTATTAAAGATGATTTTAGGAGAAGAAGTACCTACTACAGGAACTATTGATATAAACCCTAAGGCAAAATTCTCTTATATAGAGCAAGAAACTATCTTAGAAGATGAAAATATGAGGATTACAGAATATATTCAGGATAAAACTGGTCTAAACCAAGACTTTATTGAAGGAGCTATTGACTCTCTTTTCAATTACGAAGAAGAATTTAGAAGCAAAAAATTATATATGTTAAGTGGTGGAGAGAAAAAGAGATTAGAAATATTTACTAATATCTTAGCTGAAACTCACTTGCTTGTAATAGATGAACCTTCTACTTATATGGATCGTTACTCTAGGTCTACAATTGCAAATATGTTAAATGAATATCACGGTGCCGTTGTCTTAGTTACTCATGACAAAGAATTATTAAGAATGATTAATTTTGAAATGTTTGATATTAGAGATAGATTATTTAGAGAGAAAGAAAGAGGTTAA
- a CDS encoding DUF496 family protein, with translation MDNALVIVRNMRRKNKIKREVTDVEKKIRDNRKRVELLDNLSSYIKDNMTTSEIKDIIQSMKSDYEDRIDDFIIKTAEFSKERRDLNKNIKELMQANQLQENK, from the coding sequence ATGGATAACGCTTTAGTAATCGTAAGAAATATGAGAAGAAAAAATAAAATCAAAAGAGAAGTGACTGATGTTGAGAAAAAAATAAGAGACAACAGGAAGAGAGTTGAGTTATTAGATAACTTATCATCATATATCAAAGATAATATGACTACATCTGAGATAAAGGATATCATTCAAAGTATGAAGAGTGATTATGAGGACAGAATCGATGATTTCATCATCAAAACTGCTGAATTTTCAAAGGAAAGAAGAGATCTTAATAAAAATATCAAGGAATTGATGCAGGCTAACCAGCTACAGGAAAATAAGTAA